CTTATGAGCCAATTTTTTATGGCAAAGTATTACGCCGTTCAAATGCAGGATCGAAAACTGTTTGAATCCCTTTTGACTGAAATTGATCAGGCGGACATTGACGCGCGCCCAGACATTCGACTGATGAACGCACTCGCAAAAGAAAAGGCGGCAAAACTCCGGCTTATGGAAGCGGATTTATTCGATACTGGAGAATGAGAAAATAATGACTATCTATCCGCGACAAACACATTTTAAAGGAGGTAAATCTGTGGCTTTATCCAAAGAAATCCTGATCAGCGTTTCAATTTTGATTGGTTCATTTCTGGCTGATCCGGTTTATCCGCAAGCGCCCCATATTGTCAAAGTTGCGACGGTCGCTCCCGAAGGATCAAGTTGGATGAAAGAGTTTCGCGCTTTCGAAAAAGATTTGAGTCTATCTACAAACGGACAGATTCAGTTTAAGATTTATCCGAATGCGGTTCAGGGCGGCGAAAAAGACGTTTTACGGAAGATGCGGCTTGGACAAATCGATGTCGGAACTTTTACCGGCGTTGGACTTGGAGAGATTGTCCCGGAAGTTCGCATTCTCGATCTTCCTTTTCTGTTTCGCACCAGCGAGGAAGTCGATTACGTTTACACGGCTCTGTTTAAAGAGTTTCAGCAAAAATTCATCAAAAAAGGATTCTTTCTCGTTGGTTGGGCGGAAGTCGGATTCGTTTACACGTTTACCAAGACGCCGATCGCCAAGCCGGAGGATTTCCGAAAAATCAAGATGTGGCTATGGAAAGGCGATCCGCTGGCAAAGGCGACTTTTGACGTGATGAAAATCCAATCTGTTCCGTTAGACATCACCGACGTTTATACTTCCCTGCAAACGGGATTGGTCGATGGCGTTTACATCTCGCCTTACGGCGTGCTGGCTTTGCAATGGTTTACCAAAACAAAATACATGTTGAATTATCCGCTGACCAATTCCGTCGGCGCAATTCTCATCACCACGAAAAAACTGAATTCCATCCCGGAGAATCTACGCGGAGTTTTCGTCGAAATGACTAAAAATAACATGCTAAAAATCGTCATCCAAAGCCGTAAAGATAATCTCGCTTCCATCCAAGCTCTTCAGAAATCCGGCATTCATTTGACGACCGTCAACGACAAGAAAACGATCGCAGAATTCGATGAGATCGGAAGACAGACGCGTGAAAAACTCGTCGGCTCTCTCTATTCTCAGGAACTGTTGAAACAAGTCCTCGCTCTTCTCGATGAATATCGGACGAAGCATGATCACTAAAATCCGGAAAACCATTGACAAATTTCTGACAGGAATGGCGATATTTCTGATGTTATCGCTCGTCTTGTTTTCATTTTTACAAGTCATGTTACGGAATCTGTTCGGCGCCAGCATGGATGCGGCGGACGAGTTTATGCGAAACGGCGTTCTGTGGATCGCATTTATCGGAGCGGCGCTGACAACGCTTCATGGGAAACACATTTCCATTGACATTCTTCCTCGGTTTGCAAAAGGTAAAGGAAAGAAAATTCTGGATTGGACGCTTACCATTTCCGCCGCAATAATTTGTCTGGTAATGACATGGTATTCTACCGAGTTTATTATCTTGGAAATCCAAATGAAATCCCTCATCGCCGGATTTTGTCCGGCGTGGCTTATCGAAATCATCATTCCTATCGGTTTCTTTCTACTGGCAATTTCGTTTCCAATGAGATTGCTCGATAAAAGTCAAAAGGCGGATTCATGAACGGACTGATCTTCACAGGAATTATCGTTCTTCTTGTTATTGCCGGACTTCCGCTCTTTGCCGCAATCAGCATTTCCTCGGTTCTTCTGTTTTTGTCGTCGGGAATCGATCCAACTGTCGTCATCGTCGAACTCTACCGCATCGCCTCCGCGCCGACACTATTAGCAATTCCACTCTTCACTTTTGCCGGATTTATCTTAGCGGAAAGCAAAGCGCCAAGACGATTGTTGAACCTCGCCGATTCTCTGTTCGGTTGGGCGCCGGGCGGAGTCGCGATCGTTTCACTGATCACTTGCGCGTTGTTCACCTGTTTTACCGGCGCTTCGGGAATTACAATCATCGCCATCGGCGGATTGATATATCCCATTTTACGCAAGCATAATTATACGGAAAAATTCTCGCTGGGATTGGTCACCGCCTCCGGTAGTCTCGGCTTGCTTTTTGCCCCAAGTTTACCATTAATTCTTTACGGCGTCGTCGCGTCGGTTTCCATCGATCAACTTTTTCTGGCGGGCATTTTACCGGGAACTCTGCTCATCCTGATTCTTTCTCTCTACGCCGCGAAGCAGGATATCATCAGCCCGACTATTCGAAAGAAATTTTCCATCAGATCGCTCATCCAAACAACAATAGCCGCCCGATGGGAATTGCCGATTCCAATCATCATACTTGGCGGAATTTACGGTGGAATTTTTACAGCGGTCGAAGCGGCGGCGGTAATGGCTTTTTATGTCTTCATCGCGGAGTTTTTTCTGTATCGCGACCTTTCCGTCCGCAAGGATTTAGTGAGGATCGCAAGAGACGGAACACAACTGGTCGGCGGAATCTTAATCATTCTCAGCGCGGCGATGGGATTGACGGCTTACCTGATCGATGCACAAATTCCGCAAAACCTACTAACTGCTATTCAAGAAGTCATTCATTCCAAATTCGTATTTCTCATCGCTCTGAATATTTTCCTGCTGATTACCGGCGCATTGCTGGACATTTTTTCGGCGATTATTATCGTCGTGCCGTTGATCGTGCCAATCGCATTGAGTTATCAGATCGATCCTGTGCATCTCGGCATCATTTTTTTGACCAATCTGGAAATCGGCTACATTACGCCGCCAATCGGATTAAATTTGTTCATCTCCAGTTTCCGGTTCAAAAAATCAATCCTGGAACTTTATCGCGTGAGCGTTCCTTTCCTTCTGCTGATGCTGGTTGCGCTGATTCTCATTACCTATATTCCGGGTCTTAGTCTCTGGCTTGTTCAGGCTTTAAAATAACAAAAGGAGAGATCTGTTTTGTCGAATAAGTTTACTTTTTCTTATGCTTTTGTACTTTGGGTCTCAACCATCGTTCTAAGTCATATCGGTCTTTCTCAGGAAATTCCCTCTTCTGATAGCCGAATATACTATGTCGGGGGCGATCACAAATTTCCGCCATACGAATATTTAAACGAAAAAAACGAACCGGAAGGTTACGTCGTTGATGTTATGCGAGCAGTCGCCAAAGCCGCCCACATCCGAATCGACATTCAATTGCAATCATGGAGCAATGCACGTTTTGCACTGGAAAATCGCAAAATTGACATCCTCGAAGGAATGTTCTATTCAAGAGAACGCGATAAAGTGTTCGATTATTCCGATCCGCATACAACTGTATCTCATACAATATTTGTGCGAACGGACAATACGGCGATTCAATCTCCAAAAGACTTAGTCGGAAAATCGGTCATCGTCCAAAAAGACGACATCATGCACGATTATCTACTGAATCGGAAATTTGACTGTAAAATTGTCACCGTTGAAAATCCGGAGCAGGCGCTGGATTTGCTCGCTTCTGGAAAACACGACTGCGCACTGATTGCCGAAATGCAGGGGTTATATTATCTTAATTTAAAAAAGATAACGAATCTCACCGTTGCTGGCGCTTCATTTTATAATGTCAGATATTGTTTTGCCGTCGCTGAAGGCGACTCTATTCTTCTTAAACGTTTGGACGGAGGGCTGAAAATTATCAAATCGACCGGCGAATATTACATGATATACGACCACTGGTTCGGCAAAGCGGATATTAGCAAACTGAAAATGACCTTATTTTATATCTTAATTGCCGCTTTTGTTTTGATGAGCGCAACTCTGTTCGGAACTCATGTATGGACATCGACTTTAAGAACAAAAGTCAAAAAAGCCACCGAAGATTTAACTAAAGAGATTGTAGAGCGAAAGAAGATCGAAGGTAAACTCGCCGAAGAAAAAATTCTTCTTCGGCTGGTTATCGATAACATCCCGGATGAAATATTCGTCAAAGATATTCATTCTCGATTCATCCTTGTTAACCAAGCCGTTTTAAAAGGGCACGGATTTTCAACAAGCGAGGAAATTGTCGGGAAAACCGATTTCGATCTCTTCCCCCCAGAACGAGCAAAGATATTCTGGGATGAAGAACAAACCATTTTCAGAACCCAAAAACCAATGCTCAATGTCGAAAGTTCGTATATCGGAAAAGACAACAAATTAGGATGGACCGCGACATCCAAAATACTCATGAAAAATATTCATGGCGCAGTTATCGGACTCGTCGGCGTCAAACGATTCATCACCGATCAAAAACTTGCTGAAGAAGAAGCATTGAGAGCGAGAAAAATCGAATCGCTTGGTATTCTTGCCGGCGGCATTGCGCACGATTTCAATAACATCCTGACGATTATTCTGGGAAATATTTCACTTTCCAAGTCTCTAATCAATCCCGATAGTAAAATCGTTAAATATCTGACAAATTCCGAAATTGCGTCTTTACGCGCCAGAGATCTCATTCAAAAGTTACTAACATTTTCAAAGGGCGGTCAGCCGATTCGCAAACCGATCGCTATCGGAAATCTTTTGCAGGAAACAGTTACACTCTCGCTCAGCGGTTCAAAAGCGCGATCTGTTTTTTCCATTCCACACGATCTTTGGACGGTCGAAGTGGATGAATCTCAGATGAATCAGGTAATTTCCAATCTCGTGATCAATGCCGATCAGGCTATGCCTACAGGTGGAATTATTGAGATTTTTGCAGAAAATACGATCCTCGAAGAAACCAAGTACGCATTGCCTGCAGGTAAATATATCCGCATAATCTTTAAAGACTCCGGAATAGGGATTCAAAGGGAATATCTACAAAAAATATTCGATCCTTACTTTACGACCAAATCGAAAGGTAGCGGTTTAGGTCTTGCAACGACTTATTCGATCATTAAGAATCACAACGGAGCGATAACAGTCGATTCTGAAATTGGTAAAGGAGCCGTTTTCACAATTCTTCTCCCCGCTTCCGAAAAAGAGGCAACTACAAAAGAAACATCATCCGCGACTGATTTTAGAGGAACCGGCAATATACTCGTGATGGATGATGAAGATTACGTTCGGGATTTGCTCGGTTCGATTTTGTCCGGTCTTGGATTTCACGTGGATTTCGCAGAAAACGGCGATCAGGCAATTCAAAAATATCAAGACGCAATGCATTCCGGTCAGCCTTTTCATGCGGTAATTTTGGATTTGACAATTCCGGGCGGAATGGGCGGAAAGGAAACCATCGGTCATCTTTTGAAGATCGATCCGAATATTAAAGCGATAGTGTCCAGTGGATATTCGAATGACCCGTTAATGGCGCATTACAAAGATTATGGATTCTGCGGCGTCGTTGCCAAACCGTATGACATCAATCAATTGATCAATGTGATGAAAAGCATCGAAGGTTAATTCGGGCAGAAAAAAAAGACTCACTCCTCTCCTTTCATTCTGAGCCACAGAGAAAATCGCATAAAGAAACACTAACTCAAACAAGAATTGACACTAAAGATTAGTGTAAAAGAAAAATCGTGGCGAAGTTGGAACGAAGTGGAAATCCCGCTTGCGGGGAATCTTTATTGTTTATATTGAACACTCCCAAGTGAGATTGCTCGTTACTTGTCCACGATTCTTCGTCGCTACGCGTTTTATCTACAGCATTTTTCGCGTTCATTCGCGTTAATTAGCGGTTCTGTAACTCACAATAAAACGCGAAGAACCTCATCCAAGTCCCGACAATAATGATTGCAAAGCGCCTTCGCCCTGCTATCTTCAATATTTCCATCCGAAATACCGATTGCACTAAAACCTGCTAATCTGATGGAAACAATTCCAGCGCCGCTGTCTTCTATTCCTACAACATGATGTCGTTCGCTGAACGGAATTCCCAAACCGACTCGACTAACTTCCGCATAAAGCCACGGATGCGGCTTCGGCGACAATTCACCCAGCGTACCGACCGAACCTTTTTTTAAAGGAAAACCCGCTGTAATAATCACATCATAAAATTCCGCCGGATCTCCCATATCGAGAGTTCTGAAAGCCGACAAAATCTCCGGATAAGCCTTTTCGTACAAGCCGGAAGTCACCAAACCGATCTTGATCTTTTGTTCTTTCAACTTCAAGAGAAATTCTTTCAATCCGGCACGCGGCGTAAAGGCTCCCACTCTACCATTTCCATCCAGAATCGCTTTCATTTCCCGCCTAGTATGTTCAAAATAAAAAACTCTCGCATCCTCAACGGTTTTATCAGGACAATACTTCGCGATGCAGTGTTGTAAATGTTCCGAAACGCTGTGTCCGGAAACATACGGCAAATCGCTTTCACTCAGTTCAAACTTCGGATTTCCCAAAAGGCTTGAGATGCTTTGCTGAATGATCCACACCCAGAACCCTTCACTTTTCACACTGGTGCCATCTAAGTCCATTAAAACAGCCTTTACGGGCTTTTTAATTTCTACATCAAGAACCGGATAGTAAGCTGGATAACCCATCGCAGACAACACGCAGGCAAGCGTCTTTTCAGGAAAACTGACGAACTCGACTTTGCCGTCGCCTGTTGAGATGATCGACTGAACATCATCTTTTCCGACATGAAATGTTCCATCCGACGTAGCAACCAATCGTTTCATCCCATTATTCATTAGAATTTTACCCAATCCGGGCAGATTTAATACATCCTTATTTTCAACCATTTGATAACCTAACTTTTATATATCAGATCAACCATTCAGTTCAAATTCAATTACCTTAATTCATTCAACCAACCCAAAAACGTGTCCATTGTAACCAAGAAATAGTTAAAAGTCAATCAAATATTATATTTCCAAAGATCATTATGACGAGCAAATTCATTTATTCCAACTGGATTTTTATTGTTTAAAAAATGTCCCGGAGGGACGATTGAATGGGTCAATTGATGTCTCGATTCATCCGTCCTTACGGGACGTGTATTAACATTTGTAATTCCATGTTCCCACGATTAAAATCGCGGGCTATTTTCATTTATCCCTACAGGATTATGATCAGTGAAAACGCGTTTTTATTTTCATTTGTCCCGAAGGGACATATGACAATAACCCGGCAATTCATTGCCGGGAAACGATAACATATGTAACAATCCGTCCCGTAGGGACGATTGAATGGATCGATCGATGTCTCGATTTGTTAATCAATTATTAAAGATTCTTCAATTCAATCAAAAATGGAGGCAGATGATTTTGGATAATATCCCAGACCTCTTCAGCATCGATCCCAAAATAATCATGAGCGACGATATTTCGGAATCCTCTGATTTTGCTCCAGTTTATCTGTCGTTGATCTTCGAGGAATTCCTCCGAAAGACGATTGACCATTTCACCAATGATAATGAAATTCATCAAAACGGCATCGAAATCACGCGAGTTCTGATAAAATTGATCGGCATCTTCATACCCTTTTGTGTACTCAAATATCTTTTCGATCGACTCTATTATCGATATAATATTTAAACGATCTTTAAACGGCATAAATCGCTTCCCTTAGAACGATTTCCCTGGCATAGGGTTTAAGATATTTGATTCTGCAGAGATCAACTTCGCATCCAAATTGCTCTGATAAATATTTCCGTAGTTTTGATTTCACTTCAAATATATTCTCTATGGAAAAATCAAATTCAACCAAAATATCAACATCGCTACCGGATCTCTGTTCATTTCGGGCGCAGGAGCCAAACAAACCGATTTTCTGAACATGATAATCACGTCTCAGAATTTCTGAATTGTTTTTTAAAATCGATAATATATCATCTTTATTGAACATGGTATAAAATAAACAGATAGGCCCGTTATCACAAGGTTTTTTAAATGTCAAACGTTTCCTCACAATTGAGATCGTGGGCTATTTTCACACAATCCCTACGGGATTATAATCAATAAAAATACGTTTTTTTTATTTGTCCCGAAGGGACATCCGATAATAACGCGGCAATTCATTGCCGGGAAACGATAACATATGTAACAATCCGTCCCGTAGGGACGATTGAATGGATCGATTGATGTCTCGATTCATCCGTCCTTACGGGACGTAGATTAACATTTGTAATTCTATGTTCCCACGATTGAAATCGTGGGCTATTTTCATGTTACTTTACGGGATTTATTTTATTGAATAAGTTATACCTGACACGCAACCTTTGCGTCAATCTCATCGGGCGCTCAATCTCTTTATGTAACTGAATGGCATGAGGTTATCCGTCTTTTCCGGATTCTGCCAAACGGCACGGATAATCATTCAAGTCATTTTGATAAATGTTCAGATCATTTTATAAAGTATCTAAATCATTTGAACATTTGTCCAGGTCGTTTGAACACTTGCTCAACTGAGACTGTAAGATAAAGTGTGTAAACCTTCGAAATAGGGATTAAGTTAATGCAAGAAAATTGGAGGAATTACACATGGAAATTGACAAGAAGGCACTTCAGCAGATGATAATGGCCAATGACATCAAGACGACGGAGGATTTGCAGGCTTTACTGCGAGATCTGACGAAGGAGATGATAGATACGATATACGAAGGGGGGTTGACGGCCCACCTGGGGTATGAACGTCATGCTCAAGGAGGGGAAAAGGGTGGCAATTACCGGAACGGTCATGGGAAGAAGACGGTTAAGAGCCACCTGGGTGAGATTGAGTTATCTCCGCCTCGGGATCGGCTGGGGGCATTTGATCCGGAGATCGTACGGAAGCGCCAGACGGATATATCGGGGTTAGAGATGAAAGTCATCAGTCCGGCAACTGCCGGATAAAGGGATGAGCACCCGCGACATTCGGGTTGACGGTGATGAACGAATTAAAGAACCGCGGAGTTGAGGACATCCTGATCTTTGCGGTAGATAATCTGACGGGCATATCGGACGCTATCGCGACGGCTTTCCCAAAAGCCGAA
This is a stretch of genomic DNA from Candidatus Marinimicrobia bacterium CG08_land_8_20_14_0_20_45_22. It encodes these proteins:
- a CDS encoding ABC transporter substrate-binding protein; the encoded protein is MTIYPRQTHFKGGKSVALSKEILISVSILIGSFLADPVYPQAPHIVKVATVAPEGSSWMKEFRAFEKDLSLSTNGQIQFKIYPNAVQGGEKDVLRKMRLGQIDVGTFTGVGLGEIVPEVRILDLPFLFRTSEEVDYVYTALFKEFQQKFIKKGFFLVGWAEVGFVYTFTKTPIAKPEDFRKIKMWLWKGDPLAKATFDVMKIQSVPLDITDVYTSLQTGLVDGVYISPYGVLALQWFTKTKYMLNYPLTNSVGAILITTKKLNSIPENLRGVFVEMTKNNMLKIVIQSRKDNLASIQALQKSGIHLTTVNDKKTIAEFDEIGRQTREKLVGSLYSQELLKQVLALLDEYRTKHDH
- a CDS encoding C4-dicarboxylate ABC transporter; this translates as MIFTGIIVLLVIAGLPLFAAISISSVLLFLSSGIDPTVVIVELYRIASAPTLLAIPLFTFAGFILAESKAPRRLLNLADSLFGWAPGGVAIVSLITCALFTCFTGASGITIIAIGGLIYPILRKHNYTEKFSLGLVTASGSLGLLFAPSLPLILYGVVASVSIDQLFLAGILPGTLLILILSLYAAKQDIISPTIRKKFSIRSLIQTTIAARWELPIPIIILGGIYGGIFTAVEAAAVMAFYVFIAEFFLYRDLSVRKDLVRIARDGTQLVGGILIILSAAMGLTAYLIDAQIPQNLLTAIQEVIHSKFVFLIALNIFLLITGALLDIFSAIIIVVPLIVPIALSYQIDPVHLGIIFLTNLEIGYITPPIGLNLFISSFRFKKSILELYRVSVPFLLLMLVALILITYIPGLSLWLVQALK
- a CDS encoding haloacid dehalogenase, yielding MVENKDVLNLPGLGKILMNNGMKRLVATSDGTFHVGKDDVQSIISTGDGKVEFVSFPEKTLACVLSAMGYPAYYPVLDVEIKKPVKAVLMDLDGTSVKSEGFWVWIIQQSISSLLGNPKFELSESDLPYVSGHSVSEHLQHCIAKYCPDKTVEDARVFYFEHTRREMKAILDGNGRVGAFTPRAGLKEFLLKLKEQKIKIGLVTSGLYEKAYPEILSAFRTLDMGDPAEFYDVIITAGFPLKKGSVGTLGELSPKPHPWLYAEVSRVGLGIPFSERHHVVGIEDSGAGIVSIRLAGFSAIGISDGNIEDSRAKALCNHYCRDLDEVLRVLL